One window of Pseudomonas sp. FP198 genomic DNA carries:
- a CDS encoding EAL domain-containing protein yields MDTAADIPPDVTRHTPITRRLVVAVGVLFVMGVLMAVAALFNIAQKLDADDVGKTHFYIERALENRITASKNYMASYAYWTTGYERLNGEVDVQWAYAEQNIGKTLFTNDEYEGVFVVDRERTKYAVVRGQNVQADATAYIDTPLKELVDQLQAQPDLTRPMIRYTLFEGWPAIVTASVILPNDERPQVEAKGTSVLLFVDQLTPVKLRKVGKSYGLNELNLVKDMALAPGQPAVPLDSTGYSLVSRLERPGQQLLWSLVPPLGGALLILALLTAYFFRYAMRTARQVDASYDSLETSKQALQASEERFRAVAEAASDWIWEIDSQQRITYLSGRFNTVTGFSDQQWLGQDIEQLLYCDTTPIALWLGKLVEEQNASNLRCSYRDHSGQLRFCRVSARPIYDKALVTGYRGTASDITDEVAAHAQVQHLSMHDALTGLPNRNKLARHLDDALLAKEHSVPLALLMVDLDNFKPINDSLGHPAGDAVLLEVAQRLRDCTREHDLVARLGGDEFVVVLSGVEHSAEIDRFCARLIDSLQQPIHYETHSLHIGASIGIAVSRRQGYVPGELIRCADIALYQAKSEGKKTWCYFASHMNDQIQHRRQLESDLRQALKKNEFVLHFQPRYTVDGKTIVAVEALVRWQHPTQGLLGPDAFIPLAEQTDLIVPLGRWVLREACETALTWPGELMVSVNLSPAQFERSDVVEDVRQVLIETHFPASRLELEITENVMLNDVDGALQVMNALKELGVRLNMDDFGTGYSSLGYLRTYPFDGIKIDKRFIASMSNSSNDRAVVQAIINLGKAMGLTVTAEGVETLAQLGTLGSDECHEVQGYFLSRPIDKQAFAHLLESAPPLSKTGS; encoded by the coding sequence ATGGACACCGCTGCCGATATCCCCCCTGACGTCACGCGTCATACGCCGATTACCCGTCGCCTGGTGGTGGCGGTCGGCGTGCTGTTCGTAATGGGTGTCCTGATGGCTGTCGCCGCGCTGTTCAACATTGCGCAAAAGCTGGACGCGGACGACGTGGGCAAGACTCACTTCTACATCGAGCGCGCGCTCGAAAATCGCATCACCGCGTCGAAAAACTACATGGCCAGTTACGCCTACTGGACCACCGGCTATGAGCGTCTGAACGGCGAGGTCGATGTGCAATGGGCCTATGCCGAACAGAACATCGGCAAGACCCTGTTTACCAACGATGAATACGAAGGGGTGTTCGTCGTCGACCGTGAACGCACCAAATATGCGGTGGTGCGGGGACAAAATGTCCAGGCAGACGCGACGGCCTACATCGATACACCGCTGAAGGAGCTTGTCGATCAGCTCCAGGCGCAACCGGACCTGACCAGGCCCATGATCCGCTACACCTTGTTCGAAGGCTGGCCAGCCATCGTCACGGCTTCGGTGATCCTGCCCAACGACGAACGTCCTCAGGTCGAGGCCAAGGGGACGTCGGTGCTGCTTTTTGTCGACCAACTGACGCCGGTCAAGCTTCGCAAGGTAGGCAAGAGCTACGGCCTGAACGAGTTGAATCTGGTGAAAGATATGGCGCTGGCGCCCGGTCAGCCAGCCGTACCGCTGGATAGCACCGGTTACAGCCTGGTATCCCGGCTGGAGCGGCCAGGCCAGCAATTGCTGTGGTCCCTGGTTCCGCCATTGGGCGGGGCGTTGCTGATCCTGGCGTTGCTCACCGCTTATTTTTTCCGCTATGCCATGCGTACCGCTCGACAGGTGGATGCCAGCTACGACAGCCTGGAAACCTCAAAGCAGGCGCTCCAGGCGAGCGAGGAGCGCTTCCGTGCCGTGGCGGAGGCGGCGTCGGACTGGATATGGGAAATCGACAGCCAGCAGCGCATCACCTATCTGTCGGGGCGCTTCAACACCGTTACCGGTTTTTCCGATCAGCAATGGCTGGGACAGGACATCGAACAGTTGCTGTATTGCGACACCACGCCGATTGCCTTGTGGCTGGGCAAACTGGTCGAAGAGCAGAATGCCAGCAACCTTCGATGTTCCTACCGCGACCATTCCGGACAGTTGCGATTTTGTCGGGTATCGGCGCGGCCGATCTACGACAAGGCCTTGGTAACGGGCTATCGCGGCACCGCCAGCGACATCACCGATGAAGTGGCCGCCCATGCCCAGGTCCAGCACCTGTCGATGCACGATGCGCTGACCGGCCTGCCGAATCGCAACAAGTTGGCCCGGCACCTGGACGATGCATTGCTTGCCAAGGAGCATTCCGTACCGCTGGCCTTGCTGATGGTGGATCTGGATAACTTCAAGCCGATCAACGATTCACTGGGCCACCCGGCCGGCGATGCAGTGCTGCTGGAAGTGGCCCAGCGCCTGCGCGACTGCACCCGAGAACACGATCTGGTGGCGCGCCTGGGTGGGGATGAGTTCGTGGTGGTGCTCAGCGGAGTGGAGCACTCCGCCGAAATCGACCGGTTTTGTGCACGGCTGATCGACAGCCTGCAGCAACCGATCCATTACGAGACCCATTCGTTGCACATTGGCGCCAGCATCGGCATTGCCGTAAGCCGGCGCCAAGGTTATGTGCCGGGCGAGTTGATCCGTTGCGCCGACATCGCCCTGTACCAGGCCAAATCCGAGGGCAAGAAGACCTGGTGCTACTTCGCCTCGCACATGAACGATCAGATCCAGCATCGTCGCCAGCTGGAAAGCGACCTTCGCCAGGCATTGAAGAAAAATGAGTTCGTCCTGCATTTTCAGCCTCGCTATACCGTGGATGGCAAGACCATCGTCGCGGTCGAGGCGCTGGTCCGTTGGCAACATCCGACCCAAGGCTTGCTGGGCCCCGACGCGTTTATCCCGCTGGCCGAGCAAACCGACCTGATTGTCCCGCTTGGGCGTTGGGTGTTACGCGAGGCCTGCGAAACCGCGTTGACCTGGCCGGGCGAGCTGATGGTCTCGGTCAACCTCTCGCCTGCGCAATTCGAACGCAGCGATGTGGTCGAGGACGTGCGCCAGGTATTGATCGAAACCCACTTCCCGGCGAGTCGCCTGGAGCTGGAAATCACCGAGAACGTCATGCTGAACGATGTGGACGGTGCGCTCCAGGTCATGAATGCGCTCAAGGAACTGGGGGTGCGCCTGAACATGGACGATTTTGGTACCGGCTATTCGTCGCTCGGTTATTTGCGCACCTATCCATTCGATGGCATCAAGATCGACAAGCGCTTCATCGCCTCCATGAGCAACAGCAGCAACGACCGCGCCGTGGTCCAGGCGATCATCAACCTGGGCAAGGCCATGGGCCTGACGGTCACCGCCGAAGGTGTCGAAACCCTGGCCCAACTGGGCACGCTGGGCTCGGATGAATGCCACGAAGTGCAAGGGTATTTTCTCAGCCGCCCCATCGACAAGCAGGCGTTCGCGCATCTGCTGGAGAGCGCTCCGCCCCTGTCGAAAACCGGCTCCTGA
- the xth gene encoding exodeoxyribonuclease III — protein MKKLRIATFNINGIRARLPNLLEWLEREKPDIACLQELKAADKDFPAAELESAGYGSIWHGQASWNGVAILARDAQPLESRRGLPGGEEDSHSRYIEAAVHGVLVGCLYLPNGNPQPGPKFDYKLAWFERLIDYAQGLQASDHPVVLAGDYNVVPTDFDIYNPRSWLKDALLQPESRERYQRLLDQGWTDALRHLYPEERIYTFWDYFRQHWQKNSGLRIDHLLLNPVASAYLSEAGVDAWVRNQPHPSDHAPTWIRLSSRKRR, from the coding sequence ATGAAAAAGCTGCGAATCGCGACCTTCAATATCAACGGCATCCGGGCTCGGCTGCCCAACCTGCTGGAGTGGCTGGAGCGGGAGAAACCCGACATCGCCTGCTTGCAGGAGTTGAAGGCCGCCGACAAGGATTTCCCGGCGGCGGAGCTTGAGTCGGCCGGGTACGGGTCGATCTGGCACGGCCAGGCTTCCTGGAATGGCGTTGCGATCCTGGCCCGCGATGCGCAACCGCTTGAGAGTCGGCGCGGCCTGCCGGGCGGAGAGGAAGACAGTCACAGTCGGTATATCGAGGCGGCTGTGCATGGCGTCCTGGTAGGTTGCCTTTATCTGCCCAACGGCAATCCGCAGCCGGGTCCGAAGTTCGACTACAAGCTGGCCTGGTTCGAGCGGCTGATCGATTATGCCCAGGGGCTACAAGCCAGCGATCACCCGGTGGTGTTGGCGGGTGACTACAACGTGGTACCCACTGACTTCGACATCTACAACCCACGCTCGTGGCTCAAGGATGCCCTGTTGCAGCCGGAAAGCCGCGAGCGGTACCAGCGCCTGCTGGACCAGGGCTGGACGGATGCGTTGCGTCATCTCTACCCGGAGGAGCGGATCTATACGTTCTGGGACTATTTCCGCCAGCACTGGCAAAAAAACTCCGGGCTACGTATCGACCACCTGTTGCTCAACCCCGTCGCCAGTGCCTACCTGAGCGAGGCGGGGGTGGATGCCTGGGTCAGGAACCAGCCACACCCCAGCGACCATGCCCCGACCTGGATTCGTCTGTCTTCGCGCAAGCGCCGTTGA
- a CDS encoding arylamine N-acetyltransferase — protein MNPSRLSDCARYLRRLGFDTAPLPTLDSLRQLQWRHTAEFPFETLATLLGQPVPIDLESVERKIFEQGRGGYCYELNQLFLALLQDLGFEARGITGRVVMNAPEGAWTARTHRLSLVTLDGVRYVTDVGFGGMVPTAPLLLDSREVQATPHEPYRIETTEDGYMLRANVGGEWRPMYLFDLQRQEEIDYIVGNWYVCSHADSPFKDRLMVARTGDGWRKTLNGNSYAVHQIGQESGRRTIMDADELIDLLETEFGLRVPPRELLRPVLEGLIARS, from the coding sequence ATGAACCCATCTCGACTGAGTGATTGCGCTCGTTATCTGCGGCGCCTGGGCTTCGACACGGCACCACTCCCGACGCTCGATTCGTTGCGCCAGTTGCAGTGGCGTCATACGGCCGAGTTCCCCTTCGAAACCCTCGCGACGCTGCTGGGGCAGCCGGTGCCGATCGACCTCGAGTCGGTGGAACGAAAAATCTTCGAGCAAGGGCGCGGCGGTTATTGCTACGAGCTCAATCAGCTATTCCTGGCCCTTTTGCAGGACCTGGGCTTCGAGGCTCGCGGCATCACCGGACGAGTAGTGATGAACGCGCCTGAAGGCGCCTGGACCGCACGCACCCATCGCTTGAGCCTGGTGACGCTTGACGGCGTGCGCTATGTAACCGACGTCGGCTTCGGTGGCATGGTGCCGACCGCGCCACTGTTGCTGGACAGTCGCGAGGTCCAGGCCACTCCTCACGAGCCGTACCGCATCGAGACCACTGAAGACGGCTACATGCTGCGCGCCAACGTAGGGGGCGAATGGCGGCCGATGTACCTGTTCGACCTGCAGCGCCAGGAAGAGATCGATTACATCGTCGGCAATTGGTACGTCTGCAGTCATGCGGATTCCCCGTTCAAGGACCGGTTGATGGTCGCCCGCACGGGTGACGGTTGGCGCAAGACCCTCAACGGCAACAGCTATGCCGTGCACCAGATCGGGCAGGAAAGTGGGCGACGCACAATCATGGACGCCGACGAGTTGATCGACCTGCTGGAGACGGAGTTCGGGCTGCGGGTGCCGCCACGGGAACTGCTGCGGCCGGTGCTGGAAGGACTGATAGCGCGAAGTTGA
- a CDS encoding nucleobase:cation symporter-2 family protein translates to MKTSHVSLPRPEDENLGVGANMAYGLQHVLTMYGGIVAVPLIIGQAAGLSPADIGLLIAASLFAGGLATLLQTLGLPFFGCQLPLVQGVSFSGVATMVAIVGTGGEGGFQAILGAVIAASLIGLLITPVFSRITRFFPPLVTGIVITTIGLTLMPVAARWAMGGNSHAADFGSMANIGLAALTLVLVLVLSKMGSATISRLSILLAMVIGTVIAVFLGMADFSSVSEGPMFGFPTPFHFGMPTFHIAAILSMCIVIMVTLVETSADILAVGEIIDTKVNSRRLGNGLRADMLSSMIAPIFGSFTQSAFAQNVGLVAVTGIKSRFVVATGGIFLVVLGLLPFMGRVIAAVPTSVLGGAGIVLFGTVAASGIRTLSKVDYRNNVNLIIVATSIGFGMIPIAAPNFYDHFPSWFATIFHSGISSSAIMAIILNLAFNHFTTGNSDQQSVFAAGTERVLRYQDLAALREGDYFSDGKLHDCDGNEIPVVAEPAHSPEEHGPVRLKSSEHV, encoded by the coding sequence ATGAAAACGTCCCATGTTTCACTCCCACGGCCCGAGGACGAAAACCTTGGCGTCGGCGCGAATATGGCTTACGGCCTGCAACATGTGTTGACCATGTACGGCGGCATCGTCGCGGTGCCCTTGATCATCGGCCAGGCGGCCGGCTTGTCGCCGGCGGACATCGGCCTGCTGATCGCTGCGTCATTGTTCGCGGGAGGGCTGGCGACGTTGCTGCAAACGCTTGGCCTGCCGTTCTTTGGCTGCCAGCTGCCGCTGGTGCAGGGCGTTTCGTTCTCCGGCGTCGCGACCATGGTGGCGATCGTCGGAACCGGCGGGGAAGGGGGCTTCCAGGCCATCCTTGGCGCAGTAATCGCGGCGTCCCTGATCGGTTTGCTGATCACTCCGGTATTCTCGCGCATCACCCGGTTCTTCCCGCCACTGGTCACCGGCATCGTCATCACCACCATAGGCCTGACGCTGATGCCGGTGGCGGCGCGCTGGGCCATGGGCGGCAACAGCCACGCCGCGGATTTCGGCAGCATGGCGAACATCGGCCTGGCTGCGCTGACCCTGGTACTGGTGCTGGTACTGAGCAAAATGGGCAGTGCGACGATTTCCCGCCTGTCGATCCTGCTGGCGATGGTCATCGGCACCGTCATCGCGGTATTCCTCGGCATGGCGGACTTTTCGTCCGTCAGCGAAGGCCCGATGTTCGGGTTCCCAACGCCGTTCCACTTCGGCATGCCGACTTTTCATATCGCCGCGATCCTGTCGATGTGCATCGTGATCATGGTGACGCTGGTGGAAACCTCCGCTGACATCCTGGCGGTGGGGGAAATCATCGACACCAAGGTCAATTCCCGCCGTCTGGGCAATGGTCTGCGAGCCGATATGCTGTCGAGCATGATCGCCCCGATCTTTGGCTCCTTCACCCAGAGTGCCTTTGCCCAGAACGTCGGGCTGGTGGCGGTGACCGGTATCAAGAGCCGTTTTGTCGTGGCGACTGGCGGGATATTCCTGGTGGTGCTCGGGCTGCTGCCGTTCATGGGGCGGGTGATCGCCGCCGTGCCGACCTCGGTGCTCGGTGGTGCTGGTATCGTGCTGTTCGGTACGGTTGCCGCCAGTGGTATCCGAACCCTGTCGAAGGTTGACTACCGCAACAACGTCAACCTGATCATCGTCGCCACTTCCATTGGCTTCGGCATGATCCCGATCGCCGCACCGAACTTCTACGACCATTTCCCCAGCTGGTTCGCGACGATCTTCCATTCGGGGATCAGTTCTTCGGCAATCATGGCGATTATCCTGAACCTGGCGTTCAACCATTTCACCACCGGCAACTCCGACCAGCAGTCGGTTTTTGCCGCCGGTACCGAGCGGGTGCTGCGCTACCAGGACCTGGCCGCACTGCGTGAAGGTGATTATTTCAGCGACGGAAAATTGCATGACTGCGACGGCAACGAGATTCCAGTGGTGGCGGAACCCGCTCACTCGCCGGAAGAGCACGGCCCGGTGCGGCTAAAGAGCAGCGAGCACGTCTGA
- a CDS encoding shikimate 5-dehydrogenase, producing MQMNPNKDTQLCMSLSGRPGNFGLRFHNHLYEQLGLNFYYKAFSSRDLPGAVRGIRALGIRGCGVSMPFKEACIALVDELDPSAAAIQSINTIVNTDGHLKAYNTDYIAVAQLLQTHAVPKDSTFALRGSGGMAKAVASALRDGGYKNGLIVARNETTGRALADSLGYEWQAELGDRRPQMLINVTPIGMTGGPEADHLAFEANALVAAETVFDVVAIPSETPLIVRARAEGKRVITGLEVIAIQALEQFVLYTGVRPNLEQFDKAVAFARS from the coding sequence ATGCAGATGAACCCCAACAAAGACACCCAGCTGTGCATGTCACTATCGGGGCGCCCGGGCAATTTCGGCCTGCGCTTTCATAATCACCTCTATGAACAACTGGGCTTGAACTTCTACTACAAGGCGTTCAGCAGCCGCGACCTGCCGGGTGCGGTGCGTGGCATTCGCGCCCTGGGCATCCGCGGATGCGGCGTGTCGATGCCGTTCAAGGAGGCCTGCATCGCCTTGGTCGATGAGTTGGATCCTTCCGCCGCCGCGATCCAGTCGATCAACACCATCGTCAACACCGACGGCCATTTGAAGGCCTATAACACCGACTATATTGCCGTCGCTCAATTGCTGCAGACCCATGCCGTACCCAAGGATTCGACTTTCGCCCTGCGTGGCAGCGGCGGCATGGCCAAGGCGGTCGCCAGTGCCTTGCGCGATGGCGGCTATAAAAATGGCCTGATCGTCGCCCGCAACGAAACCACCGGCCGAGCCCTGGCCGACTCCCTGGGATACGAATGGCAAGCCGAGCTGGGCGATCGCCGGCCACAAATGCTGATCAACGTGACGCCGATCGGCATGACGGGCGGTCCTGAAGCGGACCACCTGGCGTTCGAGGCCAATGCTCTCGTGGCAGCCGAGACGGTATTCGACGTGGTGGCGATTCCTTCGGAAACGCCGTTGATCGTCCGGGCCCGGGCAGAAGGCAAGCGGGTCATCACCGGGCTGGAGGTGATCGCGATCCAGGCCTTGGAGCAGTTTGTGCTGTACACGGGCGTGCGGCCCAACCTGGAGCAATTCGACAAGGCCGTGGCTTTCGCCCGGTCCTGA
- a CDS encoding YceH family protein — MSIEEQSQAEEPRLNSTEIRILGALIEKQATNPETYPLTLNALVLACNQKTSREPVTNLNPGQVGQSLRALEGRGFTRLVMGSRADRWEHRVDKALELVPAQVILMGLLFLRGPQTVNELLTRSGRMHDFEDTEQVVHQLERLIARGLALLMPRQAGQREDRYMHAMGDPADIETLLAARQHPVERGGAGSGVSMERLEELEARIAALEERLARLE; from the coding sequence ATGAGCATCGAAGAACAAAGCCAGGCCGAAGAACCACGGCTCAACAGCACGGAAATCCGCATCCTTGGCGCCCTGATCGAAAAACAGGCCACCAACCCTGAGACCTACCCTCTCACCCTCAACGCGCTAGTGCTGGCCTGCAACCAGAAAACCAGTCGCGAACCGGTGACGAACCTCAATCCGGGCCAGGTCGGCCAGAGCTTGCGGGCCCTGGAAGGCCGCGGTTTTACCCGGCTGGTCATGGGCAGCCGCGCCGACCGCTGGGAGCACCGGGTCGACAAGGCGCTGGAGCTGGTGCCGGCCCAGGTGATCCTGATGGGGTTGCTGTTCCTGCGCGGCCCACAGACCGTCAATGAACTGCTGACCCGCAGCGGCCGCATGCATGATTTCGAAGACACCGAGCAGGTCGTGCACCAGCTCGAGCGCCTGATCGCCCGAGGCCTGGCGCTGCTGATGCCGCGCCAGGCCGGCCAGCGTGAAGACCGCTATATGCATGCCATGGGCGACCCCGCGGACATCGAGACCCTCCTCGCCGCCCGCCAGCACCCGGTAGAACGCGGTGGCGCCGGCAGCGGTGTGTCAATGGAACGCCTTGAAGAACTCGAAGCGCGGATCGCCGCGCTGGAGGAGCGTCTGGCGCGCCTGGAGTAA
- a CDS encoding DUF1993 family protein — MTISLYAASVPVFKQMLNALSDVLNKAEAHATAKNIDPNALLQARLFPDMFPLVRQVQIAVDFAKGVSARLAEIEVPKYDDSETTFAELQALIAKVLAFIDGISPEQIDGKEGIEIVTRPGTPKEKRFSGQTYLLTYGLPQFFFHVTTTYALLRHNGVEVGKRDYMGAF; from the coding sequence ATGACCATTTCCCTGTACGCCGCCTCCGTCCCGGTTTTCAAACAGATGCTCAACGCCCTGAGTGATGTGCTGAACAAGGCCGAAGCCCACGCCACCGCGAAAAACATCGATCCGAACGCTTTGCTGCAAGCACGCCTGTTCCCGGACATGTTCCCGCTGGTGCGTCAGGTGCAGATCGCCGTCGACTTCGCCAAGGGCGTGTCCGCGCGCCTGGCCGAGATCGAAGTGCCGAAATACGACGACAGCGAGACCACCTTCGCTGAGCTGCAAGCGCTGATCGCCAAGGTGCTGGCCTTCATCGACGGCATCAGCCCCGAGCAGATCGATGGCAAGGAAGGCATTGAAATCGTCACCCGTCCGGGCACCCCGAAGGAAAAACGCTTCAGCGGTCAAACCTACCTGCTGACCTACGGCCTGCCGCAGTTCTTCTTCCATGTCACCACCACTTACGCACTGCTGCGTCACAACGGCGTGGAAGTAGGCAAGCGCGATTACATGGGCGCGTTCTAA
- the sstT gene encoding serine/threonine transporter SstT: MTAVSSSLMHRFKRTSLVTQIVIGLIAGIVLAWLAPDVAKSTAFIGKVFVSALKAVAPILVFVLVMASIANHKHGQETHIRPILFLYLLGTFAAAVVAVIASTLFPSSLVLSAQDVAVTAPGGISEVLQSLLLSVVDNPVRALMDGNFIGILAWAIGMGIAIRHAGETTRTVLEDLSNGVTVIVRLVIRFAPLGIFGLVASTLATSGFGALLGYLHLLTVLIGCMLFVALVVNPLIVFWKLRRNPFPLVLTCLRESGITAFFTRSSAANIPVNLELSKRLGLHEDTYSVSIPLGATINMAGAAITITVLTLAAVHTLGIVVDVPTAVLLSVVAAICACGASGVAGGSLLLIPLACSLFGIPSEIAMQVVAVGFIIGVLQDSAETALNSSTDVLFTAAACLGEEERARRTA; this comes from the coding sequence ATGACTGCTGTGTCCTCTTCCCTTATGCACCGCTTCAAACGCACCAGCCTGGTGACGCAAATTGTCATCGGCCTGATCGCTGGCATTGTCCTGGCGTGGCTGGCCCCTGACGTGGCGAAATCCACGGCGTTCATCGGCAAGGTCTTTGTGTCGGCGCTCAAGGCCGTGGCGCCGATCCTGGTGTTCGTGCTGGTCATGGCGTCGATCGCCAACCATAAGCACGGCCAGGAAACCCATATCCGCCCGATCCTCTTCCTTTATCTGCTGGGCACTTTCGCTGCGGCCGTGGTCGCGGTCATCGCCAGCACGCTGTTTCCCTCGAGCCTGGTGCTGAGCGCGCAGGACGTTGCCGTTACCGCGCCCGGCGGGATCAGTGAAGTGCTGCAGAGCCTGTTGCTCAGCGTAGTGGACAACCCCGTTCGAGCGCTGATGGACGGTAACTTCATCGGCATCCTGGCCTGGGCCATCGGCATGGGCATTGCCATTCGCCATGCTGGCGAAACCACGCGCACCGTACTCGAAGACTTGTCCAATGGCGTGACCGTGATTGTGCGGCTGGTCATCCGCTTCGCCCCGCTGGGTATCTTCGGCCTGGTGGCCTCGACCCTGGCCACCTCCGGCTTCGGTGCGCTGCTCGGTTACCTGCACCTGTTAACCGTGCTGATCGGCTGCATGCTGTTCGTGGCATTGGTGGTCAACCCGCTCATCGTGTTCTGGAAACTGCGTCGCAACCCCTTCCCGCTGGTGCTCACCTGCCTGCGTGAAAGCGGCATCACCGCGTTCTTCACGCGCAGCTCGGCGGCGAACATTCCCGTGAACCTGGAACTGAGCAAGCGCCTCGGCCTGCACGAAGACACCTACTCGGTCTCGATCCCGCTGGGCGCCACCATCAACATGGCCGGCGCAGCCATCACTATCACTGTATTGACGCTGGCGGCCGTGCATACCCTGGGCATCGTCGTGGATGTGCCCACGGCCGTGCTGCTCAGTGTCGTCGCCGCCATCTGCGCCTGCGGCGCGTCCGGGGTCGCCGGCGGCTCGCTGCTGTTGATTCCCCTGGCGTGCAGCCTGTTTGGCATCCCTAGCGAAATCGCCATGCAAGTGGTCGCGGTCGGGTTCATCATCGGCGTGCTGCAGGATTCCGCTGAAACCGCGCTGAATTCCTCCACGGATGTGCTGTTCACGGCGGCGGCTTGCCTGGGTGAAGAAGAGCGGGCGCGGCGCACCGCGTAA
- a CDS encoding MFS transporter codes for MLLPIFLLSAAGFTVLTTEFIIVGLLPAIARDLQVTIPQAGLLVTLFAFTVAAFGPFLTAWFARVERRRLFISVLVMFGLANTLAALAPNIWVMAIARLVPALGLPVFWALASETAVDIVGPQFAGRAIARIGFGIVCATVFGIPVGTLISDAFGWRSAFAILAVIAFAKALLLFIYLPKTNLHQHQVSFRSQFKILRSPLMQGHVLLSILVFSGMFTAYTYLADILERLAGFDGTLVGWCLMGFGAVGLLGNSLGGRAVDRHPLIASMVFCLFMIGGMVALVPSIHSTLGLAAAMGIWGVTQAALFLVSHVRLMKAAPEAPAFAASLNIAGANLGIGLGALVGGRVIDTLGLGSVGFAAAGFILVSILLALLLMTFKPRNACADC; via the coding sequence ATGCTGTTGCCCATTTTCCTGTTGTCCGCCGCCGGCTTCACGGTGCTGACCACGGAATTCATCATTGTCGGCCTGTTGCCAGCCATCGCCCGGGATCTGCAAGTCACCATCCCTCAGGCTGGACTGCTGGTGACGTTGTTCGCATTTACTGTCGCGGCGTTCGGGCCGTTCCTGACCGCGTGGTTTGCCCGTGTCGAGCGGCGTCGGCTGTTTATCAGCGTGCTGGTGATGTTCGGCTTGGCCAACACTTTGGCGGCGCTGGCGCCGAACATCTGGGTCATGGCCATCGCCCGGTTGGTCCCGGCTTTGGGTCTGCCGGTATTCTGGGCGTTGGCCAGCGAAACCGCGGTGGACATCGTCGGGCCGCAGTTTGCCGGGCGAGCCATCGCGCGGATCGGCTTCGGTATCGTCTGTGCCACGGTATTCGGCATTCCGGTCGGCACGCTGATCTCCGACGCATTCGGCTGGCGCAGCGCTTTTGCGATCCTGGCGGTCATCGCGTTTGCCAAGGCGCTGCTGTTGTTTATCTACCTGCCGAAAACCAATCTGCACCAGCATCAAGTGAGCTTCCGCTCGCAATTCAAGATCCTGCGCAGCCCCCTGATGCAGGGGCATGTGCTGCTGTCGATCCTGGTATTCAGCGGCATGTTTACCGCCTATACCTATCTGGCGGATATCCTCGAGCGCCTGGCCGGGTTCGACGGTACGCTCGTGGGTTGGTGCCTGATGGGCTTCGGGGCCGTGGGCCTGCTCGGCAACTCCCTGGGTGGTCGCGCGGTAGACCGGCATCCGCTGATTGCCTCGATGGTGTTCTGCCTGTTCATGATCGGCGGCATGGTAGCCCTGGTGCCGAGCATTCATTCGACGCTGGGGTTGGCCGCCGCGATGGGTATCTGGGGCGTGACCCAGGCGGCGCTGTTCCTGGTCAGCCATGTGCGGCTGATGAAAGCAGCCCCCGAAGCGCCGGCGTTTGCTGCTTCGCTGAACATCGCCGGGGCCAACCTGGGTATTGGCCTTGGAGCGTTGGTGGGCGGTCGGGTCATCGATACCCTGGGCCTGGGGAGCGTCGGTTTCGCCGCGGCCGGATTCATCCTGGTATCGATCCTGCTGGCGCTGCTGCTGATGACGTTCAAGCCGCGCAATGCCTGCGCTGATTGCTAG